A region of the Prochlorococcus marinus XMU1402 genome:
TCTGATTAAAAAAGAAATTTTATATATATAAAATGGGGCATTTTCACTTTGAAATAAATGCATCAAAAAGGAAGATATAGTTACCCAAAGTAAAATTATTAATATATTTGCTCCCAACAAAGCGAACTTATTTTGTTTGAATATTTTTGGCATAAGGTAATTTTTTATATTCTTAATTTTAAATAATCTCGGGAAATAAATTATACATTTTTCAAAAAAACTTCAAATTTAAAATCCATATCCAAATAAAAAAAGTACTAAATTTCAATCCCTCGCCAAATAACAATCCAAAAGCGATAGGAGGAGAAAATATTAAAAAAAGAATAGAGAATAAACTAAATAATGCAAATGATCCTCTTAGAAAGAAATTCTTTCTTTTTGTTCTTCTTAGATTTTTTAAAGTATTCCACTCCCATTTGATAAACCTATAGAACTTTTCTGATAATAAAAAAAAATACTTCATTAATATTATTAATTTCTATCGGCTTTTCTTATTTATAAAATTAATTTCACCAGTTAGCAATAAACCTTATCCCCTTCTTCCGAAAGATAGTAAATTTTATTTTCTGAACTTACGAAGAAAGTTAATCCCTTATATTGTGATCTTTTAAATTTATCTAATCTAAGTTTGTGTAAATCCCAATTATCAGTAGTTATGTCAGGATTAAATTCTTGTTCTTTTAAGAAAGGTACATAAGTTGGACTAATTGTTGTTTTTTGGGCTAATCCTCTATTTCGTTTTGAATAAAAAAGTAATAAAAATAAAAGTACAAAAAAAAGAATTAATAATATATTTGTCATTGTCAATTTTTCTAATTTGAAAACACTTTATTTGGAGAATCAAGAACTTTTCACAATAAATTTCTTAGTAAGTAAAAAATCCTATTTTTATATTCTTGTATTTTTGAATACTTATCAAGGGGTTACCTAAATCAGATTATAAAATTAGTCGCATTTTCAACATGACTCAAAATTCCATGAATACTCCTTATGCAAAAAGAGTAGCTGAAAAATTTAGAGAGGCTCAAAACTATTTAAAAACTAATGGTTTTAGTAGATCAACTAAACATTTACTGGAAGATATTGAAAATTCTGTTGAAAAATAATGCCAATACCTCCTCACTTACCACAACTACAATATGGCTACGATGATGGCTTTACAACCATTGTTTTTGGTTTAATAGGAAGTTGCTTAGGATGTATCTTAATTTTATTAATTTCATTTTTTGAATTTAAATTCAAAAAGCAAAATAGTAAGCCTTAAGAGACTTACTAAACGTTAAATAAGAACTCCATTACATCACCTTCGTTAACAATATATTCCTTACCTTCACTTCTTAAAAGACCTTTAGTTTTTGCATTGGCAATTGAACCTGAATCAATTAAATTTTGATACGAAATAGTCTGAGCTCTTATAAATCCTTTTTCAAAATCAGTATGAATTACTCCTGCTGCCTGTGGAGCAGTCATCCCATCTTTTATTGTCCAAGCTTTTGTCTCCTTTTCTCCGGTAGTGAAATAAGTTTTTAACCCCAATAATTTATATGTTGATCTAATTAATGAACTTAATCCCCCTTCTTCTACTCCTAAGCCAATAAGGTAGTCTTTTTTATCTTCTGGTTCTAACTCTATTAATTCAGATTCGACTTGCGCTGATATTTTTATACATTCTGTATTTTCATTGCTTGCAAAACTCTGAACTGTTGATGAAAAATCATTACCTTCAGCTAAATCATTTTCATTCAAATTAGTTGCGTAAATAATTGGTTTAGCAGTAAGGAAGCCTAATTGCTTAATTATTAAATTTTCTTCTTCATTCAAAGATATTGATCTAACTGAAAGGCCTTTCTCTAGCTCTTGTTCAATTTTTTCTAGTAAGGTATCTTCTTTAGCTGCCTCTTTACTAGTTCTAACCTGTTTTTTAATTCTTTCTCTTCTTTTTTGGAGTTGAGATAAATCAGCTAAATTCAATTCCAGATTAATTATCTCAATGTCATCCAGGGGATCTACCTTTCCA
Encoded here:
- the ychF gene encoding redox-regulated ATPase YchF — protein: MLKAGIIGLPNVGKSTLFNALVENAKAQAANFPFCTIEPNKGIVSVPDQRLQELGDLSSSQNIIPTKIEFVDIAGLVKGASKGEGLGNKFLSNIREVDAIVHVVRCFEDSDVIHVSGKVDPLDDIEIINLELNLADLSQLQKRRERIKKQVRTSKEAAKEDTLLEKIEQELEKGLSVRSISLNEEENLIIKQLGFLTAKPIIYATNLNENDLAEGNDFSSTVQSFASNENTECIKISAQVESELIELEPEDKKDYLIGLGVEEGGLSSLIRSTYKLLGLKTYFTTGEKETKAWTIKDGMTAPQAAGVIHTDFEKGFIRAQTISYQNLIDSGSIANAKTKGLLRSEGKEYIVNEGDVMEFLFNV
- a CDS encoding cytochrome B, translated to MTNILLILFFVLLFLLLFYSKRNRGLAQKTTISPTYVPFLKEQEFNPDITTDNWDLHKLRLDKFKRSQYKGLTFFVSSENKIYYLSEEGDKVYC